The following are encoded in a window of Sminthopsis crassicaudata isolate SCR6 chromosome 3, ASM4859323v1, whole genome shotgun sequence genomic DNA:
- the MYADM gene encoding myeloid-associated differentiation marker, translating to MPVTVTRTTVTTTTTSSGLGSPTIVGSPRALTSKLGLLRLLQLLSTCVAFSLVVHVGAWVGVMGNWTMFAWCFCFAMTLVILLVEMAGLQPRFPLSWRNFPITYACYATLLCLSASIIYPTTYVQFMSHGRSRDHAIAATFFSCVACLAYATEVAWTRARPGEVTGYMATVPGLLKVLETFVACIIFAFISDPPIYQRHPALEWCLAVYCICFILSAVAIILSLGDCTGQLPIPFPTFLTGLAVLAVALYASALVLWPLYQFDDRRGGRARRREDSSCPYRHAYFVCDWDRRLTVAILTAVNFLAYVADLVHSAWLVFIRV from the coding sequence ATGCCGGTGACTGTGACTCGGACCACGgtgaccaccaccaccaccagctCTGGCCTGGGCTCCCCCACCATAGTGGGCTCTCCTCGGGCCCTGACATCCAAGCTGGGCCTGCTGCGGCTGCTGCAGCTGCTGTCCACCTGCGTGGCCTTCTCCTTGGTGGTCCACGTGGGGGCCTGGGTCGGGGTCATGGGCAACTGGACAATGTTCGCCTGGTGTTTCTGCTTTGCCATGACGCTGGTGATTCTGTTGGTGGAGATGGCCGGCTTACAGCCCCGGTTCCCGCTCTCCTGGCGCAACTTTCCCATCACGTACGCGTGCTACGCCACCCTGCTCTGCCTCTCGGCCTCCATCATCTACCCCACCACTTACGTGCAGTTCATGAGCCACGGCAGAAGTCGGGACCACGCCATCGCGGCCACTTTCTTCTCCTGCGTGGCCTGCCTGGCCTACGCCACCGAGGTAGCCTGGACCAGGGCCCGGCCCGGGGAGGTCACAGGCTACATGGCCACCGTCCCCGGCCTCCTCAAGGTCCTGGAGACCTTTGTCGCCTGCATCATCTTCGCCTTCATCAGCGACCCGCCCATCTACCAGCGCCATCCCGCCCTGGAGTGGTGCCTGGCTGTCTACTGCATCTGCTTTATCCTGTCCGCCGTGGCCATCATCCTGAGCCTGGGCGACTGCACGGGCCAGCTGCCCATCCCGTTCCCCACCTTCCTCACCGGCCTGGCCGTCCTGGCGGTGGCGCTCTACGCCTCGGCCCTGGTGCTCTGGCCCCTCTATCAGTTCGATGACCGCAGGGGGGGCCGGGCCCGCAGGCGGGAAGACTCGAGCTGCCCCTACCGCCACGCCTACTTCGTGTGCGACTGGGATCGCCGCCTGACGGTGGCCATCCTCACGGCGGTCAATTTCCTGGCCTACGTGGCCGACCTGGTGCATTCGGCCTGGCTGGTTTTCATCAGGGTGTGA